CGGCGTGGTCTGCAATTCGATGTTGCCCGTGACGTAAAGGCCGGTGCGCGGACGGGCATCGGCTGGAAGCGCGACATAGACGATTGTCCGGCTCGTGTCGGTGCTGACCGAAGGCCCGACAAGCCTCACCTTGCCTTCGATGGCATGCCCGTCCGGCCCGTTGATCGCAACGCTCAAGCCTTCCGAGATGCGCGGCAGATAGCGCGCCGATACTTCGGCCTGCCATTCGACACGCTGCTGACGGACCATGCGGAACAGCTCGGTGCCGGTTGAGACAACCGCGCCGAGGTTGGCGGAACGCGAGGTTATGAGGCCATCATCGACGGCGGTGATGGTCGTCTGCCCGAGCTTGATCTTTTCGCTGTCGAGCGCGGCTTCCTCGGATGCCAAGCTTGCCGTCGCCGTCTGCTCGTCGGCGAAATATTCAGTGATTTTCTCGTCGGAGAGAGCCCCGGAAGAGCTGAGCTGCCGCGCCCGATCCGCATTCGCCTTGGCCTTCGTCAGATTTGCCTTGGCGGTCACGACAGCCGCCTCCTGCTTGCGAAGGTCTGCCAGCACACTCTCCTGCGAAAGCCGGGCCAGCGTCTGCCCCTTCGTAACCACGGAGCCGACATCGACCAGGACGTCGGTTATGCGCAGGCCGCTCGTCTCGGAGGCGATGATCGCTTCCTGCCACGGTTTCAGCCAGCCGCTCGCGGGAACGGTTTCCGGCCAGTCCCGTTGTGACGGTGTCGTCAGAGAGACGGTGAGAGCGGGTGCTGCGGCCTGTTCGGCCATGCTATTGGTGGAGGGAAGCTGGAGTGCTGCACAGGCAAGAACGGCGGCGAATAGGATAGACGGCTTTCTCAAATGGCAATTCCTCGCAGTTCACGGGTATCCGCGCCTAACTGTGGCGTCAAAAAGCTGGAATGTCGGCCATGGTGCAAAGTTGAAATGTCTGACGATCTCAAAGGTGACAAAACTGAACTGTTCGAAACATATTTCGGGCACCAGTGATTTCGGGCTTTCCGCCATCCAAGGCAGCATGTTTTTGTCTGCGACACCGTCACAGATCGCCAATCAGTTGCTGGATACAGCCAGGAGCGGACACGCTCGCCAACTATAAAAGGACCACCTACGGCCGCGGAGAGCCTAGCCTTTTGAGGCCACTGGCACGCGATTGGATCAGCGAAAGAGAGAGCCAAAGTTGTCTGCGAGGCGTTGAGTATCCCTGAATTGCCTCGCAAGGTTCGCTTGGGACAAGAAAGCCTGTTTCGCCGACGTTTGCCGCGTCTGGTCATCCTATTGCGCAGGCTGCTTCCTCGACAGCCCGACCGACGCGCATGCGGACGGCCTCGGAGATCACCTCCCCGTGGGCGAAGTCCTTACGGGTGGCATAGATTGCGGTCGGCATCGCAAGTGCCTCAAAGAACCCGAACAGAGGGCGCAACTGATGTTCGACGACAAGCGAATGACGCTCGCCACCGCCCGTCGCAGCGATGATGATAGGCTTGCCCCTCAGCGATGTTGGGTCGAGCAAATCGAAATAGTGCTTGAATAGGCCCGTGTAACTGCCCTTGTAGGTGGGTGAGCCTACGACCAGGGCGTCTGCCTCCAGCATCTGGTCTACGACGCCGCGTGCTTGAGCGTTGAGGTCGTCCAG
This genomic stretch from Rhizobium sp. CB3090 harbors:
- a CDS encoding efflux RND transporter periplasmic adaptor subunit, producing MRKPSILFAAVLACAALQLPSTNSMAEQAAAPALTVSLTTPSQRDWPETVPASGWLKPWQEAIIASETSGLRITDVLVDVGSVVTKGQTLARLSQESVLADLRKQEAAVVTAKANLTKAKANADRARQLSSSGALSDEKITEYFADEQTATASLASEEAALDSEKIKLGQTTITAVDDGLITSRSANLGAVVSTGTELFRMVRQQRVEWQAEVSARYLPRISEGLSVAINGPDGHAIEGKVRLVGPSVSTDTSRTIVYVALPADARPRTGLYVTGNIELQTTPALTVPETAIVFRDGISYVFAAGEDNRVRRVRVETGRRNNGEVEIISGIDASSKVVTSGGAFLSDNDLVKIAEKN
- the msuE gene encoding FMN reductase; the protein is MPQTKIFGFSGNITRPSTTRTFVDHIVGQLALKTRAVAQSFDVDDLGLSLLKAKRLDDLNAQARGVVDQMLEADALVVGSPTYKGSYTGLFKHYFDLLDPTSLRGKPIIIAATGGGERHSLVVEHQLRPLFGFFEALAMPTAIYATRKDFAHGEVISEAVRMRVGRAVEEAACAIG